In a single window of the Methanocella sp. genome:
- a CDS encoding universal stress protein, producing MYKKILIPITRTSNMKFLVDFVDHFLMPGGEITFLHIIASDLFIISPAEWRRAMSTISTTHLLSATEGMRVGYRVKKSLSVAMGILEEAESGGYDLILLANSTYRKRLKHIFGSNVDEIIRQSKVETIVFRYMEDKAMGYDRILIPTSGYQHSVKAAMLAEELHKKHGSEITVLYVGEGDAAAALKPVSDRLHDAGIAPRVLNRKGLVVETILDEADRGYDLMMIGATEKPLYQNFLLGSTADRLIKGSPCPVLMVKSIGDKRNIK from the coding sequence GTGTATAAAAAAATCCTCATACCGATCACGCGGACCTCAAACATGAAATTCCTCGTGGACTTCGTCGATCATTTTTTAATGCCGGGCGGCGAAATCACGTTCCTGCATATCATCGCCTCTGACCTTTTTATCATATCGCCCGCCGAATGGCGGCGGGCCATGAGTACCATCTCGACGACGCACCTGCTTTCGGCAACGGAAGGAATGCGGGTCGGCTACCGCGTCAAGAAATCCCTCTCGGTCGCGATGGGCATCCTGGAAGAGGCGGAGTCGGGCGGCTACGACCTTATCCTGCTGGCGAATTCCACCTACCGGAAGCGGCTGAAGCACATTTTCGGCAGCAACGTGGACGAGATCATCCGGCAGTCGAAGGTTGAGACCATCGTCTTCCGCTACATGGAGGATAAGGCGATGGGCTATGACCGGATATTGATCCCCACGTCCGGCTATCAGCACTCAGTAAAGGCCGCGATGCTTGCCGAGGAATTGCATAAAAAGCACGGCAGCGAGATCACCGTGCTCTACGTCGGCGAGGGCGATGCCGCCGCAGCCCTTAAGCCGGTCAGCGACCGGCTTCATGATGCTGGCATCGCTCCCCGGGTACTGAATAGAAAAGGCCTGGTCGTGGAAACCATACTGGACGAGGCGGATCGGGGATATGATCTCATGATGATCGGCGCCACGGAAAAGCCCCTGTATCAAAACTTCCTCCTTGGCTCCACGGCGGACAGGCTGATCAAGGGCTCGCCGTGCCCCGTTTTAATGGTCAAGTCCATAGGCGATAAAAGGAATATAAAATAG
- a CDS encoding DUF7714 family protein yields MIFPSHCRLIGVADKYARKDYRPEDIIYFSSEYVLVFEAPDRCDVYEVSSEGEGFLRDRKSMRKIAGAGETLVYGPPMDITNRAHMIKKAAELCKNNINTVVFRGVDRHYNFVHRPDPSVLTQVDVFDIAPPWPAWLVYNIQRQDEAGMYGELLFDFKYHVTDLKNFEDPKRTIIFPCRASGLDGLFLDSLDAEPEGDIRLVGCNTSKLVFEAKYPGKRFEHVNVCPLTNVQPARPFILRCCQSEKLGLKEINGVKGVVVHWGANPREIFEAVRLLSSSLA; encoded by the coding sequence ATGATATTCCCGAGTCACTGCCGGCTCATAGGCGTCGCGGATAAGTACGCCCGGAAGGACTACCGGCCCGAAGATATTATTTACTTTTCATCGGAGTACGTGCTCGTTTTCGAGGCGCCCGACCGCTGCGACGTATACGAAGTATCGAGCGAAGGCGAGGGCTTCCTGAGGGACAGGAAAAGCATGCGGAAAATAGCTGGCGCAGGCGAAACTCTCGTCTACGGCCCGCCCATGGATATCACCAACCGGGCCCACATGATCAAAAAAGCCGCTGAACTCTGTAAGAATAACATCAATACCGTCGTCTTCCGGGGCGTGGACCGGCACTATAACTTTGTGCACAGGCCCGACCCGTCCGTGCTCACGCAGGTCGACGTCTTCGACATCGCGCCGCCTTGGCCCGCGTGGCTCGTCTATAATATCCAGCGTCAGGACGAGGCGGGCATGTACGGAGAGCTCCTGTTCGACTTTAAATATCATGTCACCGACTTGAAGAATTTCGAGGACCCGAAACGGACGATCATATTCCCGTGTCGTGCCTCGGGCCTGGACGGCCTCTTCCTGGACTCGCTCGACGCGGAGCCCGAAGGCGACATAAGGCTCGTCGGGTGCAACACGTCGAAGCTCGTCTTCGAGGCGAAATATCCCGGAAAACGGTTCGAGCACGTGAACGTGTGCCCCCTCACAAACGTGCAGCCGGCGCGCCCGTTCATCCTGCGATGCTGCCAGTCTGAAAAGCTGGGGCTAAAGGAAATAAATGGCGTCAAGGGCGTCGTCGTGCACTGGGGAGCAAATCCCAGGGAGATTTTCGAGGCCGTGAGGCTCCTGTCCTCCAGCCTGGCATGA
- a CDS encoding isocitrate/isopropylmalate dehydrogenase family protein has translation MRIAVLPGDGIGKEVVPVAVDVLQAVMPEAEYVYINVGNERFMREGTAMSEEDLDTIKKCDCVLFGAITSPPKKIYPSVILTLRRELDAYANVRPFKSSAISPYKVDFIIYRENSEDLYCGIEEVTDDQVLSTRKITRHASERIARKACSRPGLQKLTIVHKANVLRSCELFRDVCIGVAKKSGVPYEEMLVDAMAYNLIRKPSQFDTIVTTNLFGDILSDEAAALIGGLGLSPSANIGDRYALFEPVHGSAPDIAGRGIANPIAAVLSAKMLLEWAGYRAKAERVQEAVDHIISHGILTPDLGGKFKTEDVGLYIVKNLEST, from the coding sequence ATGAGGATAGCGGTCCTTCCCGGGGACGGCATCGGAAAGGAGGTCGTGCCCGTCGCAGTCGATGTTCTCCAGGCGGTTATGCCAGAAGCGGAATATGTTTACATAAACGTCGGAAATGAGCGATTCATGAGGGAAGGGACGGCCATGTCCGAAGAAGACCTCGATACGATAAAAAAATGCGACTGCGTCCTCTTCGGCGCTATCACGTCCCCGCCGAAAAAGATCTATCCAAGCGTCATTTTAACACTACGCCGGGAGCTCGACGCGTACGCCAACGTGCGGCCGTTCAAGTCCAGCGCCATATCGCCCTATAAAGTCGATTTTATCATTTATCGCGAGAATAGTGAAGACCTCTATTGCGGCATCGAGGAGGTCACGGACGACCAGGTGCTCTCGACCCGTAAGATCACCCGCCATGCAAGCGAGCGCATCGCCCGGAAAGCCTGCAGCCGCCCGGGCCTGCAGAAGCTCACTATCGTCCATAAGGCCAACGTGCTCCGCTCCTGCGAGCTCTTCCGGGACGTCTGTATCGGCGTGGCAAAGAAGTCGGGAGTGCCTTACGAGGAAATGCTCGTCGACGCCATGGCATACAACCTGATACGTAAGCCGTCGCAGTTCGATACCATCGTGACCACGAACCTGTTCGGCGATATTTTATCGGACGAGGCGGCCGCCCTCATAGGGGGCCTGGGCCTATCCCCGAGCGCCAACATCGGCGATCGCTATGCGCTTTTCGAGCCCGTCCACGGCAGTGCCCCCGATATCGCGGGCAGGGGCATCGCGAATCCCATTGCAGCGGTACTGAGCGCTAAAATGCTGCTTGAATGGGCGGGATATCGGGCAAAGGCGGAGCGAGTCCAGGAGGCGGTAGATCATATTATTTCGCATGGCATACTGACCCCCGACCTTGGCGGAAAGTTCAAGACGGAGGACGTCGGGCTATATATCGTCAAGAACCTGGAGTCAACATGA
- a CDS encoding 3-isopropylmalate dehydratase small subunit produces the protein MKFRGKAWKYGDNVDTDVIIPGKYLRTADFKTFGEHAMEGIDPAFKPAKGDIIVAGKNFGCGSSREQAPLALKYAGISCVVAKSFARIFFRNSINLGLPIVEANIYNAVQKGDIVEVDLDRGLVMAGGKEYKSTKLPDFLQDILNAGGLVAYRRANR, from the coding sequence GTGAAGTTCAGGGGAAAGGCCTGGAAATACGGGGATAACGTCGATACGGACGTCATCATCCCTGGTAAATATCTGCGGACTGCGGACTTCAAGACGTTCGGCGAGCACGCCATGGAGGGCATCGACCCGGCATTCAAGCCCGCTAAAGGCGACATAATCGTGGCCGGTAAAAACTTCGGCTGCGGCTCATCGAGAGAGCAGGCACCGCTGGCCCTAAAATACGCCGGTATTAGCTGTGTCGTGGCAAAGTCCTTCGCCCGTATATTCTTCAGGAACTCTATTAATTTGGGGCTGCCCATCGTTGAGGCGAATATTTACAATGCCGTTCAGAAAGGAGACATCGTCGAAGTGGATCTTGACAGAGGCCTGGTCATGGCGGGAGGAAAGGAGTATAAAAGCACGAAGCTGCCCGATTTCCTGCAGGATATCCTGAACGCAGGCGGCCTTGTGGCCTACAGGAGGGCGAACAGATGA
- a CDS encoding 3-isopropylmalate dehydratase large subunit, whose translation MGTISEEILGRASGKKAHAGDFVIAKVDYTMSHDGTSVLAVKAFKDMQMEKVWDPGRIIIPFDHLVPANNETTALLQKELRGWAASQKISHLYDVGEGICHQVVAENGFALPGKVVVGADSHSCTYGAFGAFGTGVGATDMAEIYASGRLWFRVPETIEVTVDGRLQKGITAKDVTLRIIKEIKTDGAAYKALEFYGTAIEAMSMAGRMTLCNMAIEMGAKAGIVPPDAKTEAFLKGRAAEPYSPAIAKDATYCESYHFNSDISPQVACPIEVDNVHDVEEVEGTHVDQVLIGSCTNGRLEDLEEAARILKGRKVKCRTLIIPASRSIMLEAVDSGIAATLLSAGATLCNPGCGPCLGGHMGVLAEGEACMSTTNRNFKGRMGKGADVYLGSPLTAAATAVGGKIADPRRYL comes from the coding sequence GTGGGGACCATAAGTGAAGAAATACTGGGGCGCGCCTCGGGGAAAAAGGCTCATGCCGGGGATTTCGTTATCGCTAAGGTTGACTATACCATGAGCCACGACGGCACGTCCGTGCTGGCGGTCAAGGCCTTCAAGGACATGCAGATGGAAAAGGTGTGGGACCCCGGCAGGATAATTATTCCTTTTGACCATTTAGTGCCCGCCAACAACGAGACGACGGCGCTGCTCCAGAAGGAGCTGAGAGGCTGGGCTGCCTCTCAAAAAATATCACATTTATATGATGTGGGTGAGGGCATCTGCCACCAGGTCGTGGCCGAGAACGGCTTTGCCCTGCCCGGTAAGGTCGTCGTCGGCGCCGACTCGCACTCGTGCACGTATGGCGCCTTCGGCGCCTTCGGGACAGGCGTCGGCGCCACGGATATGGCCGAGATCTACGCTTCGGGCAGGCTCTGGTTCCGGGTGCCCGAGACCATTGAGGTCACGGTAGATGGCAGGCTCCAGAAGGGCATTACGGCGAAGGACGTAACGCTCCGCATCATCAAAGAGATTAAAACGGATGGTGCCGCCTATAAGGCGCTGGAATTTTACGGTACGGCCATCGAGGCGATGTCTATGGCCGGCCGGATGACCCTCTGCAACATGGCCATCGAGATGGGCGCCAAGGCCGGCATCGTCCCCCCGGATGCGAAGACCGAAGCGTTTCTGAAAGGCCGGGCCGCCGAGCCCTATTCTCCGGCCATCGCAAAGGATGCCACGTATTGCGAATCATATCATTTTAATTCTGACATTTCGCCCCAGGTCGCCTGCCCCATCGAAGTCGACAACGTCCACGACGTGGAGGAAGTCGAGGGCACGCACGTCGACCAGGTGCTCATCGGCTCCTGTACGAACGGCAGGCTGGAGGACCTGGAGGAGGCAGCCCGCATCCTGAAGGGGCGAAAAGTGAAATGCAGGACACTAATCATTCCGGCATCCCGGAGCATCATGCTGGAAGCGGTCGACAGCGGAATCGCCGCCACGCTGCTATCGGCCGGGGCGACCCTGTGTAATCCTGGCTGCGGACCCTGCCTGGGCGGCCACATGGGAGTTCTCGCGGAAGGCGAGGCCTGCATGTCCACGACGAACCGGAACTTCAAGGGCCGTATGGGCAAAGGCGCCGACGTCTATCTCGGCTCGCCGCTTACTGCCGCGGCCACGGCCGTCGGGGGAAAGATCGCGGACCCGAGGCGATACCTGTGA
- a CDS encoding homocitrate synthase family protein gives MPGYSTNEWMKLIKTEPIDVEICDVTLRDGEQTPGVSFTKEEKMDIARTLDEVGVEIIEAGFPIISQGEKDSVKAVCTMGLNAKISCLARAVKPDIDAVIDCGADMVGIFIGTSDLHLTYKHKKTQEEAIECMVTASDYAKKHGLIVRFAAEDSTRTGLDFLKRFYRAGEECGADYVNIADTVGIMTPSTMKYLVGEVRNMVDLPVCVHCHDDLGLAVANTMAAAEAGAKQLHTCVNGIGERAGNASLEEVLMGLKVHYGVDRYDTTLLKGLSEMVVKYSGITIARNKAVVGQNAFAHESGIHIAALLENDRTYELFSPEIVGGHREFILGKHSGSKALCYMARQMGFTLSKAETDIVLGEIKRMSESKRSLRRDELAELITLVLSKESTSTTLV, from the coding sequence ATGCCCGGATATTCGACCAACGAATGGATGAAGCTCATAAAAACGGAGCCCATCGACGTAGAGATATGCGACGTAACCCTGAGGGACGGCGAGCAGACGCCCGGCGTATCTTTCACGAAAGAGGAAAAAATGGATATCGCCCGGACGCTGGACGAGGTCGGCGTCGAGATCATCGAAGCAGGGTTTCCCATTATCTCCCAGGGGGAAAAAGACTCCGTTAAAGCTGTCTGTACCATGGGCTTGAATGCGAAGATAAGCTGCCTGGCCCGGGCCGTAAAGCCGGACATCGATGCCGTCATCGACTGCGGTGCCGACATGGTCGGCATTTTCATCGGGACCTCGGACCTGCACCTGACCTACAAGCATAAGAAAACGCAGGAAGAGGCCATCGAGTGCATGGTCACGGCCTCCGACTACGCGAAAAAGCACGGGCTCATCGTGCGTTTCGCGGCGGAGGATTCTACCAGGACTGGCCTGGACTTTTTGAAGCGATTCTATCGGGCCGGGGAAGAATGCGGTGCCGACTATGTTAACATCGCCGACACGGTGGGCATCATGACTCCGTCGACCATGAAATACCTGGTCGGCGAGGTGCGGAATATGGTCGATCTGCCCGTGTGCGTCCATTGCCACGACGACCTGGGCCTGGCGGTCGCCAACACCATGGCCGCGGCCGAGGCGGGCGCGAAGCAGTTGCATACGTGCGTGAACGGAATCGGCGAGCGGGCGGGCAACGCTTCCCTGGAAGAGGTCCTCATGGGGCTAAAGGTCCACTACGGCGTAGACCGCTATGATACAACTTTATTAAAAGGTCTCTCGGAGATGGTCGTGAAGTACTCTGGCATCACCATCGCGAGGAACAAGGCCGTCGTCGGCCAGAACGCCTTCGCGCACGAGTCCGGCATTCACATCGCGGCGCTGCTGGAGAATGACCGTACCTACGAGCTATTCTCGCCCGAGATCGTCGGCGGGCACCGGGAGTTCATCCTCGGGAAGCACAGCGGCAGCAAGGCTTTATGCTACATGGCCCGGCAGATGGGCTTTACTCTGTCGAAGGCCGAAACGGACATCGTCCTGGGGGAGATCAAGCGCATGAGCGAGTCCAAACGTTCATTACGCCGGGACGAGCTGGCCGAGCTTATCACGCTGGTGCTGTCAAAAGAAAGCACGAGCACGACCCTGGTTTAA
- a CDS encoding thiamine pyrophosphate-dependent enzyme: protein MMRTEVTNITGVEAAHLALRDCGVIFVGGVPGYPINDLFTALQKDSGLNAGWQANEKIAYEMAMGASVMGERAAVVAKHVGINILSDPLIISATHGLGAGIAVIAGDDVGALFSHDEQDSRWYGKLAEIPVFDPAEPAEIYDSIASGIQLSERICAPVLVRLTEGALKEKGTIHRKKISNEHKKLDMSHWSYTMLGTHQKYLRDGWSLAAHESNYHILNKAVKRGARGIISSGHASLDAAKVAESMGLSHLSLAMVNPFPRALVDDFIMDLEAVLVCEEVAPFLEEQLGVPKAKGRLTGHLPRAGPLNEADMRQGVEHLDMPSVKRAVEPQTMATRGYSVGHCDACPYDEVYKAIKSMGVPVAGDAGCSIIAANPPYTMLNVGVGLGSSVSSACGFPKKGIAMMGDFALLHTGLAALLNAKFNGCDVLAVIFANREAAMTGGQVTPDVSGLLKDIFKDDCELADPADYSVEKIRSDLDRLLKAPGLKIYVVTSRCPTGHQFKINKA from the coding sequence ATGATGCGGACTGAAGTCACAAATATCACGGGCGTCGAGGCGGCGCACCTGGCCCTGAGGGATTGCGGCGTCATCTTTGTAGGGGGCGTGCCCGGCTATCCGATAAATGACCTCTTTACCGCACTTCAAAAGGACAGCGGCCTGAACGCAGGATGGCAGGCCAACGAGAAGATCGCCTACGAAATGGCCATGGGCGCCTCGGTCATGGGCGAGCGGGCGGCCGTCGTCGCCAAGCACGTCGGCATCAACATATTATCCGATCCGCTGATCATTTCCGCCACCCACGGGCTCGGAGCGGGAATAGCGGTCATCGCGGGAGACGACGTCGGCGCATTATTTTCCCATGACGAGCAGGACTCCCGCTGGTATGGCAAGCTCGCCGAGATCCCGGTATTCGACCCGGCGGAGCCCGCGGAAATTTACGATTCGATCGCATCCGGCATTCAGCTCTCGGAGCGTATCTGCGCGCCCGTCCTGGTCCGGCTCACAGAAGGGGCCCTAAAAGAAAAAGGCACAATTCATAGGAAAAAAATATCGAACGAGCACAAAAAGCTGGACATGTCCCACTGGTCATATACGATGCTGGGCACGCACCAGAAATATCTTCGGGACGGCTGGAGCCTGGCGGCCCATGAGTCGAATTATCATATTTTGAATAAAGCCGTCAAAAGAGGTGCTCGCGGCATCATCTCTTCGGGCCACGCGTCCCTTGACGCGGCAAAAGTCGCTGAGTCCATGGGCCTATCGCATTTATCGCTCGCCATGGTCAACCCTTTCCCGCGGGCCCTGGTCGACGATTTTATCATGGATCTGGAGGCGGTCCTCGTGTGCGAGGAGGTGGCGCCCTTCCTGGAGGAACAGCTTGGCGTTCCAAAGGCAAAGGGCAGGCTGACGGGGCATCTGCCCCGGGCAGGCCCGCTGAACGAAGCAGACATGCGGCAGGGAGTCGAGCATCTGGACATGCCTTCGGTTAAGAGAGCGGTCGAGCCGCAGACCATGGCCACGCGGGGCTATTCTGTCGGGCATTGCGACGCATGCCCATATGATGAGGTCTATAAGGCGATTAAGTCAATGGGCGTCCCGGTGGCCGGAGATGCTGGCTGCTCGATCATCGCTGCGAATCCGCCTTATACAATGCTCAACGTCGGGGTCGGGCTGGGATCGTCCGTCAGCTCGGCCTGCGGGTTCCCGAAAAAAGGCATCGCCATGATGGGCGATTTCGCCCTGCTCCACACGGGCCTGGCGGCCCTGCTGAACGCGAAGTTTAATGGCTGCGACGTGCTAGCGGTCATATTCGCCAACCGGGAGGCGGCAATGACCGGTGGCCAGGTAACGCCTGACGTCAGCGGCCTGCTGAAAGACATTTTTAAAGATGACTGCGAGCTGGCGGACCCTGCGGACTACTCCGTCGAAAAGATCCGGTCGGACCTCGACAGGCTGTTAAAAGCGCCCGGGCTCAAGATCTACGTGGTCACTTCACGCTGCCCGACGGGGCACCAGTTTAAAATTAATAAGGCTTAA
- the cobT gene encoding nicotinate mononucleotide-dependent phosphoribosyltransferase CobT has translation MAINGLSYYNGAEAFAKKLHGKGSFVLVMGYTETAAIPGITVAGAAPELMCYTPPLDAELVHTGRIITLDNIAMTSDAIPTPGLITRAAVSLSDFREYYVDAGGKISPFVPHFRVGNGPGADIRTGKAVPNAKQIIDNARKVGKEIAAESEYLVIGETTPAGTTTALAVLRALGVDTKNVTSSSMADNPQALKDAVVKEGLQKAGINGKCDALQAIEAVGDPMMAATIGLVQGAQGVPVILAGGTQMAVVSILISKMMDINKADLALSTTRWVAEDSTSSLFGILKGAGVNIPVIVSNLSFARSKYTGLLAYERGMVKEGVGAGGIAAATILKGVPKVKIEDTVEAIYSKMVGN, from the coding sequence ATGGCAATCAATGGTTTATCATATTATAACGGGGCCGAGGCCTTCGCTAAGAAGCTGCATGGTAAAGGCTCCTTCGTACTGGTCATGGGATACACGGAGACCGCAGCGATACCGGGCATCACGGTCGCGGGCGCGGCGCCCGAGCTGATGTGCTACACGCCGCCGCTTGACGCGGAGCTTGTCCACACGGGCCGGATCATCACGCTAGACAATATAGCCATGACGTCGGACGCAATTCCTACGCCCGGCCTCATCACGAGGGCAGCCGTATCATTGTCCGACTTCCGGGAGTATTACGTGGATGCGGGCGGAAAGATCTCTCCTTTTGTCCCCCACTTCCGGGTGGGCAACGGCCCCGGCGCAGACATTAGGACCGGCAAGGCCGTCCCCAATGCAAAGCAGATCATCGATAACGCCCGGAAGGTCGGGAAGGAGATCGCCGCCGAGTCGGAGTACCTGGTCATCGGCGAGACGACCCCCGCAGGCACGACGACGGCGCTGGCCGTATTACGCGCCCTTGGCGTGGACACGAAGAACGTCACGAGCAGCAGCATGGCGGACAACCCGCAGGCGCTGAAGGATGCTGTTGTCAAGGAAGGGCTACAGAAAGCCGGGATCAATGGCAAATGCGATGCTCTACAGGCTATCGAGGCCGTCGGCGACCCCATGATGGCCGCGACCATCGGCCTCGTCCAGGGCGCACAGGGCGTGCCGGTCATTCTGGCGGGCGGTACGCAGATGGCGGTCGTGTCCATATTGATCTCTAAGATGATGGACATCAACAAGGCAGACCTGGCCCTGAGCACGACGCGCTGGGTGGCCGAGGACAGCACCTCGAGCCTGTTCGGCATCCTCAAGGGCGCCGGAGTGAATATCCCGGTCATCGTGTCCAACCTGTCTTTCGCCCGGTCGAAGTATACAGGACTGCTGGCCTACGAGCGCGGCATGGTCAAGGAAGGCGTCGGTGCCGGCGGTATCGCAGCTGCCACGATCCTCAAGGGCGTGCCGAAGGTAAAGATCGAGGATACCGTAGAAGCCATTTACTCAAAAATGGTCGGGAACTAG